In one window of Plasmodium gaboni strain SY75 chromosome Unknown, whole genome shotgun sequence DNA:
- a CDS encoding exported protein (PHISTa) — protein sequence MLKNNKDEKNNNIPISLQCNNINYNDISKQIMLEDIHNVLYNLKERTSDEDLHNIWNHALGISKEGFHDMIKELALYIEDYLLTYEYQRYHHFPDREPISVGTKYRIWYKSIHDIGVELSFTDMEHTLHIYSLVKDGATINEIKNFIYSFIDYYSTLKIDLFKEHKKIFTERMKNPKRLTI from the coding sequence aataatataaattataatgatatatcaAAACAAATAATGCTTGAAGATATACataatgtattatataatttaaaagaacGTACATCTGATGAAGATCTTCATAACATATGGAATCATGCTTTGGGTATATCTAAAGAAGGATTTCATGATATGATAAAAGAATTAGCTCTTTATATAGAAGATTATTTACTTACATATGAATATCAACGCTATCATCATTTTCCAGATAGGGAACCTATAAGTGTAGGAACTAAATATCGTATATGGTATAAATCAATTCATGATATTGGAGTTGAATTATCATTTACAGATATGGAACATACACTTCATATTTATAGTTTAGTTAAAGATGGAGCAACAATTAATGAAAtcaaaaattttatatattcatttatagATTATTACAGTACATTAAAAAttgatttatttaaagaacataaaaaaatatttacagAAAGGATGAAAAATCCCAAAAGATTAACTATTtag